gcaaaggcgaagcaataaacgcaATAACAAAAAATTCGAAGGTCACGAGCaggatggcaagcagatcgaaacgtgccccgcgtttctcacgcaccaaTGAAGCACGAAACGTGCTAatggtacagatgaacgtgaataagcgtctcagttgttactttgccctgtctgaaaagcgcgccttttcgcaaacggaggatgtgcaacgattgcagggacctttgtgcgCTGTGCACGTGCGATTCTCCCattgcaagataagggcgcgtgatcgAGTGTACATTCCCTTATTaaggagttttagtgctgggtacccaagcgtcTTGCGTACCCAGAACGTTGGGggggcggtattgcgcatgcgtgaaaccccaaacagatgcgtcgcaagatcacTGGGTTGATGGGGCTATGCGTCCGCATGGCCATAaccaacgctgccaccactggcctcctagcggaaaTAAGCTGCCCCagcgcacatgctggcgcatcatgttaccttcacggcgagcaaagccgaggctggccagagccaccactttgGCTTTTAAGGtttaagcgcaaatattatagtggctagccactatagaaatagcatggcacaaaggcgcgaaatctcggacagcatggatcggctCCCTTGCAAGGttcaccttcgcaagaactcacggtgtccgcactgcggatactctattCATTGAGTTAAAATAAGTCAAAGTGCGAGCACtaatagcgattacacggtttcagccagattaccaaagctagaatgacctggaacatagaaactaaaaatatgccagccctcgaccagctgaataggtgacgccatctagcgcggccatgGCGACACGGAAAACTACAACaatgttattgcagaaacattgtgcattgtacatctggtgcaaaaactgcgcagcgacaatatcacaaatgagtaacctttttattcattttcacctcaaaaacattacgcgtaggctgacatgttcatgactgtggttgcacgaagtgtcacaagatgtcgatactgtcgttacagtaaccttgtatttttcaatttttgtgtataccaggatactgtacacgataaaaaagagccctgatcactatgtatgtttaatttaacatttcaAATCATAAAAATATTTAAATAATACTTATGCGGCAAGACGttatggcgctgcgagcgcgtgtgaccttcgtgcggatTGCGTTTTCGTGCGCGCCTCTAAAAGCATtccagttgggtatgggttgggtacgAAACGCCGCGCGCCCCCAAGCCCGCAGCGCCCCAAGAGCTTGGGTACCCTGTCCTAAAACTCTCTATTCTGTACGCGGGCCCAAGTACGCGCGAGAGATGAAAGCCGCCGCAGCTgccacgcgctcactgcgccatcttgcttataatgctgaaaacacgatagttcccccctcccccccgagaCGTCCGCTAACAGCGGTAAGTGTTAGATATAATAGAGGATTTTAGTCTGTCCGGCGCACCGCTATACAGAAAAAAGTTTGCGGATACCGGTTTATCGGGTCtgaactgcgcatgcgcgtgcctTACGGGCGTTTACCGGACACGCTCAAACGCCCAAACGCCCGAgatgcttccaaggttgccattaCCGGCTTCCCTTTCCTTTGAGCCGAGTCAAGTCGAGCCTAACAGAAACGTAAAAGAACAAGATGGCTACTTCGAGGCCTGCTACCAGGATGGCGCCGCGTACACGCTACTCGCATGCAGATGATAAAATTATACTCAAGGAAGTTCGTGTAGTAAACCCGTACGAAAATGCTTCTCGGTGGCACACGATCACCGAGAGGGTGTCAATGCTGCTGCGGCGAACACTAAATTCGCGAAGTGTTAAAGAGCGTGTTGACCTTCTCCTGGCCCACTTCATACGGAATGAcaagaaaagcagaaaaaagTAAGTAGACCgtatatttcacgttatcttcaagccacCACGTTGTGGCCAAACTTTGTAAACGTGATTGTTTGCTTGACTAGATCGGGAACAGAAGAAGAATACGCGGCAATCGACATACTCCTCCAGCACGTGGCTGACCTCGCCGCCGAATATTCGTATGGGCCACCACGGTCGGCTGTTCGGAAGCACCGTGCGAAAAACACTCCAGCTTCCGAATCAGAGACCGCGTCAGAGTCTGCGTCGGGGTCGACTGCTAAGCGGGTCAGACCTACCGCGCAGGCCAGTTGGGACGACCGCCACATCGCCGCGCTGGAGTGCTATGCGGCTGAATCAGCAGCGGAGACAAGCAATCAATCTGGTAAGAACCTCGCTACAAtacccccacccccccacccttttttctttttcttgtttcataAGGCGTGGAGAAGGAAGCTCTGAAACATTGGCACTCATCTGCATTGTTCAATCAAATTAACTTGCACAATT
Above is a window of Rhipicephalus microplus isolate Deutch F79 chromosome 1, USDA_Rmic, whole genome shotgun sequence DNA encoding:
- the LOC142772370 gene encoding uncharacterized protein LOC142772370, with the translated sequence MATSRPATRMAPRTRYSHADDKIILKEVRVVNPYENASRWHTITERVSMLLRRTLNSRSVKERVDLLLAHFIRNDKKSRKKSGTEEEYAAIDILLQHVADLAAEYSYGPPRSAVRKHRAKNTPASESETASESASGSTAKRVRPTAQASWDDRHIAALECYAAESAAETSNQSGDAVTPAASLLRSMYAREDEGTANDVDDRDTRCHFDWPLSVEAQSGMADERTHTPATTVDGPSTEVRGSHTPSPEPELTPGTANEASHTPATSADGPSQATHNRTPLRELSTNVPQPLPRGSARAQLASSAEQTPRRRTPLRGT